The Psychrobacillus sp. FSL K6-2836 nucleotide sequence ACGTCTTTTGGACAGTCCAAAGGAAATTGAAAAGAAAATTAAAAGCTCAGTTACAGATTCAGAAGGTATCGTCGCTTTTGATCCTGAAAATAAACCTGGAGTTTCCAATTTACTAACGATTGAATCCGCGTTAAGTGATGTTTCAATTCCTTCACTTGTACAAAAGTATGAAGGAAAAGGATATGGAGACTTCAAAGCTTCCGTTGCAAGAGTTATTATCGATCATCTTACGCCTATTCAAGAAAGATATGAGCAGCTGCTAAACTCTTCTGAGCTGGATGAAATTCTAGATTTAGGGGCTGCAAAAGCACAAGCTCTAGCGAATGAAACTTTAGCTAAGATGGAAGCCGCAATGGGCCTCGGAAGAAAACGACCGCAGTAATAGATATTATGGAAGCACATAAGAGAACAAAATCAGTAGACTCCATCATATATACGAGGACTGATCTCCAGGAATATCCTAATGATAAAAAGTTTAAATAAAGTACTAAGTGGGAGCAGCAAATGACAGCAATTCCATAACTAATTAAAAATATTAACAATCTTATTAGTATCACATCCTTATAAGACCATATGAAAAACCGCTCCTAAACTTTCGTCTAAGAGCGGTTTTTTTAAATATTATTTTACTGGTGTATCAGCTATTAATTCGATATCGATATAATCGAAGTCTGTATCATAGCCGAAGTCATAGTTTTTCACACGATCGTTAACCGGGAATAATTCGTAACGGAATTGCAATGGAATTACTGCAGAAACATCTACCATATATTCTTGCCATTCACGGAACTTATTACCACGGAACTCTCCGTCAATAGCTTCTGGAGAATCGATTGCAGTTAATAATCCTTCTAGCTCTTCAGAAGTGTAACGGCTGAAGTTATATACTGCTGTTTTAGAGTATAATCCAGCTGGAGATGGGTTTGTACCTGTACCCCATGCACCCATGAAGATGTCGATTTCTGGATCATCCGCTTGTACTTTATCGTAGAATGTGTTGAACTCGATTAGACGGCCTGTAGCTAATTGAACATCTAAACCAACTTCATTCCAGTTTTGTAGGTAGTAAGAGATTACTTGTTCTTGTGTTTCATCACCAGACATTGCAGCAAGATTGATTGTTAATTTTTCCCCTTTAGGGTTTTCACGAAGACCATCGCCATCTGTATCCTTATAACCAGCTTCGTCTAAAAGTTGGATAGCTTTTTCTGCATCATAGTTATATCCTTCGATAGATGAATCATGGAACGATTTAAATACTGGTGGAATTAGAGAGTTAGCACGTTCACGTAAATCAAAGTAGAATACTTCATTTACCTGTTCAACATCTAAAGCATAGCCCATTGCTTGACGTAACACTTTGTCACCCATTTTAGCTTCTGCTTCATTTGTAATTGCAACACTTGCATCATAGTCATACTTACCAAGTTTAAATCCTAGATAAGAGTAGTACAATTCTTGACGACCAAGAAGTGTAATATTTTCAAGATCTTTTACGTTTTCATATGCACTAGTCGGGAATCCAAGAGCCATATCATATTCTCCTGTTTCCAAAGCTTTTGCTGCAGATGTACTAGGTACAGTTTTAACAACTACACCATCAAGTTTTGATTGGCCTTTCCAGTAGTTCTCATTGCGTACAAATTGTACTGATTCACCTGGAACGATTTTATCAAATTTGAATGCCCCTAAGGTAACTGGGTTTTTACGTACTGCATCACTTTGAAGTAATTCAGTAACAGGGATATCTTTTACAATATGACTTGGTTCAGCGTAAAACCAAAGTCCGTCTCCACCTGAATAGATTGCTGGTGAAATTTTATTGAATGAAATTTCTAAAGTTGTTTCATCCACTTTTTTCAGACCTGAAATTGTATCTGCTTTTCCGTCATGATATTCCACAGCACCAACGATGTTTTGGAAGTCAGAATCATAACGAACTCCTGCATAATCTGGATGACCGATAATTAGATAAGGTTGAATTAAATCCTCCACTTTAAGAGGCTCTCCATCAGACCATTTAATTCCTTCTTGAATTTTAACAGTTGCTTTATTGTTAGCATCATCAACTGTCAATGTTGCTATACCACCATCAGAAATTAAGAAATCTCCGTCAGTGTCAAATAGTACATTGCTTGAGAAGCCCATAATATCTGCATCATATGCATCCTCATATAGTGTATAAGAGAAAATACCTTGGAATGGAGAATCATTTACTAATGCTACTTGTAGAGTTCCACCGTCAATAGCTTCTCCTTCATTATCAAGTACTACCGGGAATAATTCTTCGGAAGCTGGTTGTTCGGCTTCTTCTTCTGTTTCCTCTGCGGCTTCTTCTTCTCCTGTACCTTCTTCTTCAGTTTTTTCCGGCTCATCAGCAGGTGTTGCTGAATCATCATCGGAATTACACGCGGCAAGAACTAACATTAGTGTCAACAGCAATGCCAATAGAGCTAATAGCTTTTTATTCATTCTTTTTCCTCCTTTTTATCTCTTTTTATATATCAAACGCTCTTGCGTTTAATAACGAATTTAACCAAGACGTTGACGTGCATCGGCAGATCGTCGAATGGCCTGACCAACATAATTGATCGCTAACATAAGAAATAAGATTAATAATGCTGCCGGCAACCAATTCCACCATGCATTTTCCATAATGAATGGATCTGTAGCATAACTTACAAGTGTCCCCAAACTCGGTGTCGAAGGTGGTAAACCAAATCCTAAAAACGATAGTCCAGTTTCTAGTCCCACATTTCCTGCAAAGTTTAAAGTCATGTCTACTATTAATATAGAACTTAAATTCGGCATCATTTCTTTAAAAATTATGACAATATTTCTTGTACCTAAGGTTTTCGAAGCACTAATATAATCTCTTCTACTTTCGGAGAGTGCTTTACTCCTTATCAGCCTTGCTGTACCAACCCAGAGAAATAAACTCATGATTAGGATAAACTCGACAATAGAATATTTAGGAATAATAGTTACAAATACAATAATGATCATCAATGATGGAATTGTAATGAAGAAATCAATAATTCGCATAAAGATATTATCAATCCATCCTCCAAAATAACCACAAACTAGTCCGATAACAACTCCAACAAAACCTGTAATGAGCGTTACTACTATCGCAATTGTTAAAGAGTTTCGTGCACCTACAATTAGTTGCCCAAGGATATCACGCCCACCTTTATCGGCACCTAAAAAGAATTTTTCTCCTGGTTCTGCTAACTTATCTCGGAGACTTATTCGCATCAATTGGGTTTGGTCGATTTGCCATGCCCAATAATAGATGCCTCCAATTACGATGATTAACGATATCAGTGAAAACATAGCTAATTTATCTTTCATAAACTCCCGCGCGATTACTTGAAAACCTGTCGGCGGAGAGCTTACTTTTATCTCTTTTGGTTCAATAGCTTCAGTATTTTTCATTATTCGGACTCTCCTTATCCATTATTTTTGTTAGTCAATCCTAATTCGAGGGTCAACAATGCTCATGATGATATCGGATAATAGACTTCCTAATAATGTTAAGAATCCATAAAGCATAACAAGTGCTGTAATTACACTATAATCACGCCCGTTTATAGCCTCAACGAACAATTTTCCCATACCCGGATACCCAAAAATGGTTTCAATAAAGATAGAACCACCTAAAAGTCCTGTAATCGTGAAACCTAAAAATGCTGCAATGGGTAACAACGAGTTACGGAATATATGACGAGAGTATACTTTGTTAATCGGAATTCCCTTACTTTTAGCGGTTCGTACATAATCCATCGACTTAGAATCGATAATTTCTGAACGTAAATACTGGATAATTCCAGTAGTAGCAAGCAAGGCATACGTAATTGCTGGCAATAAAATATGATAAAACTTACTCCATACGAACCCAGCACTTCCGGACTCGTATTTAATATCCACCGTCCCACTTGTAGGGAACCAGCCTAGTTCATAACCAAAGAAGAACAGATTGATAAGTCCTAATACAAATGTTGGTATTGCAAAAACTATAAAGCTATAAAATACAATTGATTTATCTAGGAAAGAATCTTGAAATCTACCTGCTAAAACCCCTAAAGGAATAGCGAGTAAGTATAGTAAAAAGACACTTAGCAAAGATAACCACAATGTATTTATGGCACGACCTGCTATTAGATTCGATACGGGCACGTTAAATGTGTAACTACGACCAAAATCACCTTGAAAAGCATTTCCAATCCAGTTCACATACTGCACATACCAGGGATCGTAGAAACCTGCTTTAATACGAAGTTCTTCTACTCTGGCAGGATCTGTTTCTGGAGTAATCAGTCCAGTAAAAGGATCCCCAGGCATAAACTTTGCCATAATGAATATTAAAAGACTAAGTACAAATAATTGTGGAATCATTACAAGAACACGTCTAACAATCGTTTTCCACATATTATATGCCCCCTTTATTCTGAGCACTTGTTGCTACTTGGTGGGTTTCGGAAATAGTTTGTAAATCATATACTCTTCCATTTTCATCATAATAATTATGGTGATTTGTTAAATAATCTACTTCTACTGCTCTTCGAATTTTCTTTCGCTCTTCTCGATCCATTGGGTTTACTTCTGGTATTGCTGAAAGTAATCTCTTTGTATATATATGTTGAGGATTTGTATAAATGTCTTTTCTATTACCAGTCTCTACAAAGCGACCTTTATACATAATCGAGATATTATCACACATATGTTTAACTACTCCAAGATCATGGGATATAAATAAATAACTTAAGCCAAATTCGTCTTGGATATCTTTTAAGAAATTAAGAACCTGTGCTTGAACCGATAAATCGAGTGCCGATACCGGTTCATCCGCAATGATTAGCTTTGGATTACTAGCTATAGCTCTTGCAATACCGATACGCTGCTTTTGCCCACCTGAAAATTCATGTGGATATTTAAGTCTTGCTTCTTCGCTCATACCTACAATCGCTAGTAATTCATTAATTCTTTTTCTTTCTTCACCAGGAGAAAGTTTTAAGAAATTCCTTATAGGTTCTGCGATGATATCCTGCACTCGTTTACGAGGGTTTAGACTCGAATGTGCATCCTGGAATATCATTTGAATGTCTCGATTATAGGCTGAATTTCGCCCTCTCGCTTTGTTTGTAACATTCTCACCTTCATAAATAATGCTTCCAGATGTAATTTTTTCTAATCCAATTATAGATTTTCCAGTTGTGGATTTCCCACAACCTGATTCACCTACTAACCCATAAGCTTTCCCTTTTTCAAACTCTAGGTTTATACCATCTACAGCATGCACATTGTCTACTACTGTATTAAAAAATCCCCCACGAATCGGGTAATGCACTTTTAAGTCATTAATTTGCATGAAACTCATAGGGAATTACCTCCTTTTTCACTTTCAAAGTGAAAATGTTGCCAGCAAGTACATCTAACAAGATGTCCGGGAGATACTTCGTGCAATGTTGGATTTTCCTCATGTGCCTTAGCCGGAATCCACGGTATACGTTCCGCGAATCTACATCCTACTCTCGGTAATTTTACTAACGACGGAACCATCCCCTGTATTACTTGAAGTTTCTCATTCTCACTATTCATTTGAGGAATAGAATTTAGTAGAGAACGTGTATATGGATGTCTCGGATTTGCAAACAATTCTTCCACAGGGGCCTCTTCAATAATTTGACCAGCATACATTACCGCAACACGGTCTGCCGTTTCAGCTACTACACCTAAATCATGTGTGATTAATACGATACCTGCTCCTGTTTCTTTTTGAAGTTCTTTTAGCAGATCCAGAATCTGAGCCTGAATAGTAACATCAAGTGCAGTTGTCGGTTCATCAGCAATAATGATATTTGGTTTACAAGAAATGGCAATCGCGATAATAACACGTTGTCTCATCCCACCTGAAAGCTGATGAGGAAACTGTCTAGAAATTCGTTCAGGGTTTGGTATTCCTACTTGTTTTAACAGTTCTATTACACGGTTACTTCGCTCTTGTTTTGTCATTTTAGTATGATACACAAGACCTTCTTCAATCTGCTCCCCAATCCTCATTAATGGATTTAAAGCTGATAATGGGTCTTGGAAAATCATTCCTATTTCTTCTCCACGAACATTATTTAACTTTTCCTCTTCCAATAGTGCAAGGTTTTGCCCTTTATATAAAATTTCTCCTTGAACTCTTGTCTTGTTATGATCGTACAATCCGATAATAGAAGTTGCTAAAGTAGATTTTCCACAGCCAGACTCACCAACCACCGCAAGTATTTCATTTTTTCTTAAGGTTACGGATACACCATCCACCGCATCATAATATGTATCCTTTATGCGAAAACCAGTATGTAAGTCTTTTATCGTTAAAAGCTGATCTAGGTTGTTCAAAGTATTACTCCTTTCAGTCATCGCTCATCAATATTATTAGAAGGATAATAGATTATAAATTTTTATACTTTTCTGTGTATTGTTATCTTATTGTTAAATTCTATTACAGTTCTGTTACAATCGCAATATTATTTTTTTATTATTCCCTTAATTTACTCTTTTTTGAAAATTAGGATATGTTTTAAGTCTTGTAATACCAAGTCATTTTGACATTTTTAGATAATTAGAAATATTTTTCTGATTAATGATTATTTGTTATTTTTTTAAAAAATATATCAAGAAAATGTTATGTTACTCTCTAAAACACTAGTGTTTCAACACTTTAAAGCAATGAATTTTTAAGCAAAAAAAAAGCATTTCCAAATTTTAACTTGGAAATGCTTAATCAGAAAAGCTTTATATTTTTTTGAATAAAATACTTGCATTATGTCCACCAAAACCTAATGAATTACTCATAGCGAATTCGATATCGGCATTTCTTGCAGCATTTGGCACATAATCCAAATCACATTCAGGATCAGGCGTCTCTAAATTCATCGTTGGCGGTAAGATTCCTTCTTTTAATGCCAATACAGTGAAGATTGCTTCCACTCCACCTGCAGCTCCTAAAAGATGACCCGTCATTGACTTTGTAGAACTCATCGCAAGTTTATATGCATGTTCTCCAAATACAGTTTTCACAGCCATTGTTTCAAAATGATCATTATACGGTGTGCTTGTTCCATGTGCATTAATATAATCGACTTGCTCTGGTGAAATTGTAGCATCGTCTAGTGCTTGTTTCATCGCACGCGCGGCACCTTCTCCTCCTGGAGCTGGAGCAGTAATATGATGCGCATCACCTGTGGAACCATATCCGATAATTTCTGCATAAATTTTCGCACCACGAGCTATGGCATGTTCATATTCCTCTAAAATAATAATCCCTGCACCTTCTCCAATTACAAATCCATCACGATTTGCATCGAATGGGCGAGAAGCTTTTTCAGGATCTGTATTTAACGTAAGGGCAGTATTTGATACAAATCCTGCTACTGACATATGAGTAATTGGAGATTCTGCTCCACCTGTAATCATTACGTCTGCATCCCCACGTTCAATCACCTTAAATGCATCTCCAATTGAGTTTGTGCCAGAAGCACAAGCTGTTACTGAACATGAATTAATAGCCTTGGCACCAAAATGAATAGATACTTGACCTGCTGCCATATCTGGAATCATCATTGGAACAAAAAATGGACTTACTCGTCTTGCCCCTTTTTCTAAAAAGACACGGAATTGAGCCTCATACGTCTCCATCCCACCTATACCAGAACCAATCCACACACCCGTACGAAGGCCAACTTCTTCTGTAATTGTAAGATTTGCATCTTCCACGGCCATGATTGAAGCAGCTAATGCATAATGGGTAAAGCGATCCATTTTACGTGCTTCTTTTCTTTCAATATACTTTTCAATATCAAAATCTTTTACTTCAGCTGCAACCTTAGCCGCAAACTGTGATGCATCTAGTCTTGTCAGCATACCTACACCAGATTTACCTTCTTTAATACCCGACCACGTTGTTTCAATATCATTACCTAGTGGTGTAACAGCACCTAAGCCTGTTACTACTACTCTGCGTTTTGTCATGAATTATTCATCCTTCCAAATTGTACGTTTATTTTCCCCATTTTAATGCAATTGCACCCCATGTTAAACCTCCACCAAAACCAACCATTACAATTGTATCATCATCTTTTACTTTGCCATTTTTTACTTCTTCATTTAAAGAAAGAGGTATGGAAGCAGAGGATGTATTACCATACTTGTGAATGGTTTTAGACATTTTCTCAATAGGTAACCCTAGTCTTTCTCTTGACGATTCCATTATACGAATATTTGCTTGGTGTGGAATTAGCATATCAATTTCTTCTTTGTCTAATCCAGCTTTTTCTATTACATTTACCGCAGATTCACCCATTTGCCTTACAGCAAATTTAAAAACTTCTCGTCCGTTCATTTGAAGATGTGGACCTTCTTGCGATAAATGCTTACCACCACTACCGTCAGCACCAAGTTCGAATGATAAAATTCCCCGTCCTGCAGAAACTTTGCTTACTACTGCAGCACCAGCACCATCTCCAAATAGAACTGCCGTGTTTCTATCTTCCCAATTAGTAATTTTAGATAGTTTTTCTACTCCCACTACAAGTACGTGTGAGTAAGTATCTGTCTCAACAAATTGCTTCGCTGTTACTAGTCCGTATATAAATCCTGCACATGCTGCCGATAAATCCATTGCCGCTGCATTTGTTGCACCAAGTTGTTCTTGTAGCATAGTTGAAACACTTGGAAATGGGCGATCTGGAGTTACTGTTGCTACAATTATCAACCCAATTTGATCGGCAGTAATTCCTGCATCTTTTATTGCTTCTTTTGCAGCTTTCACAGCCATATGAGATGTATTTTCATCTTCTCCCGCAATTCTTCGTTCTTCTATACCAGTCATCGTTCTAATCCATTCGTCAGATGTATCCATTCTTTTTTCAAGGTCTTCATTTGTCAATACATGTTCAGGTGCATATGTACCTAAACCAATTATTCCTGCATTCATGAATGTTCCTCTTTTCTTATAATCTATTATTAGTACCTGGTATTAATAATAACGAATATATGTATATTTTTCAACAACAGAGTTTGTTTCACTAAATATTCTTTTGTAATATGCTATGCTATGGTATGATAAATATAGAAAAAATTTGCGCCCGAGGTGAAATTACATGCACTATATTATGACTGTATTTTGGTCAGTACTTTTGGTTTCTATGTTAAATTACGTAGTGAGCTCTGTTCAAAACGTTGAGTTTGTATTCATGGATGGTATCTACATGTCCATTCCAGTTGCAATTTTGGTTATGATTATCGCTGCAATCATTCCTAATGAAC carries:
- a CDS encoding beta-ketoacyl-ACP synthase III; translated protein: MNAGIIGLGTYAPEHVLTNEDLEKRMDTSDEWIRTMTGIEERRIAGEDENTSHMAVKAAKEAIKDAGITADQIGLIIVATVTPDRPFPSVSTMLQEQLGATNAAAMDLSAACAGFIYGLVTAKQFVETDTYSHVLVVGVEKLSKITNWEDRNTAVLFGDGAGAAVVSKVSAGRGILSFELGADGSGGKHLSQEGPHLQMNGREVFKFAVRQMGESAVNVIEKAGLDKEEIDMLIPHQANIRIMESSRERLGLPIEKMSKTIHKYGNTSSASIPLSLNEEVKNGKVKDDDTIVMVGFGGGLTWGAIALKWGK
- the opp4B gene encoding oligopeptide ABC transporter permease, which gives rise to MWKTIVRRVLVMIPQLFVLSLLIFIMAKFMPGDPFTGLITPETDPARVEELRIKAGFYDPWYVQYVNWIGNAFQGDFGRSYTFNVPVSNLIAGRAINTLWLSLLSVFLLYLLAIPLGVLAGRFQDSFLDKSIVFYSFIVFAIPTFVLGLINLFFFGYELGWFPTSGTVDIKYESGSAGFVWSKFYHILLPAITYALLATTGIIQYLRSEIIDSKSMDYVRTAKSKGIPINKVYSRHIFRNSLLPIAAFLGFTITGLLGGSIFIETIFGYPGMGKLFVEAINGRDYSVITALVMLYGFLTLLGSLLSDIIMSIVDPRIRID
- a CDS encoding oligopeptide ABC transporter substrate-binding protein, which translates into the protein MNKKLLALLALLLTLMLVLAACNSDDDSATPADEPEKTEEEGTGEEEAAEETEEEAEQPASEELFPVVLDNEGEAIDGGTLQVALVNDSPFQGIFSYTLYEDAYDADIMGFSSNVLFDTDGDFLISDGGIATLTVDDANNKATVKIQEGIKWSDGEPLKVEDLIQPYLIIGHPDYAGVRYDSDFQNIVGAVEYHDGKADTISGLKKVDETTLEISFNKISPAIYSGGDGLWFYAEPSHIVKDIPVTELLQSDAVRKNPVTLGAFKFDKIVPGESVQFVRNENYWKGQSKLDGVVVKTVPSTSAAKALETGEYDMALGFPTSAYENVKDLENITLLGRQELYYSYLGFKLGKYDYDASVAITNEAEAKMGDKVLRQAMGYALDVEQVNEVFYFDLRERANSLIPPVFKSFHDSSIEGYNYDAEKAIQLLDEAGYKDTDGDGLRENPKGEKLTINLAAMSGDETQEQVISYYLQNWNEVGLDVQLATGRLIEFNTFYDKVQADDPEIDIFMGAWGTGTNPSPAGLYSKTAVYNFSRYTSEELEGLLTAIDSPEAIDGEFRGNKFREWQEYMVDVSAVIPLQFRYELFPVNDRVKNYDFGYDTDFDYIDIELIADTPVK
- a CDS encoding YjzD family protein; this translates as MHYIMTVFWSVLLVSMLNYVVSSVQNVEFVFMDGIYMSIPVAILVMIIAAIIPNEPAAKAHH
- a CDS encoding ABC transporter ATP-binding protein — its product is MSFMQINDLKVHYPIRGGFFNTVVDNVHAVDGINLEFEKGKAYGLVGESGCGKSTTGKSIIGLEKITSGSIIYEGENVTNKARGRNSAYNRDIQMIFQDAHSSLNPRKRVQDIIAEPIRNFLKLSPGEERKRINELLAIVGMSEEARLKYPHEFSGGQKQRIGIARAIASNPKLIIADEPVSALDLSVQAQVLNFLKDIQDEFGLSYLFISHDLGVVKHMCDNISIMYKGRFVETGNRKDIYTNPQHIYTKRLLSAIPEVNPMDREERKKIRRAVEVDYLTNHHNYYDENGRVYDLQTISETHQVATSAQNKGGI
- a CDS encoding ABC transporter ATP-binding protein translates to MNNLDQLLTIKDLHTGFRIKDTYYDAVDGVSVTLRKNEILAVVGESGCGKSTLATSIIGLYDHNKTRVQGEILYKGQNLALLEEEKLNNVRGEEIGMIFQDPLSALNPLMRIGEQIEEGLVYHTKMTKQERSNRVIELLKQVGIPNPERISRQFPHQLSGGMRQRVIIAIAISCKPNIIIADEPTTALDVTIQAQILDLLKELQKETGAGIVLITHDLGVVAETADRVAVMYAGQIIEEAPVEELFANPRHPYTRSLLNSIPQMNSENEKLQVIQGMVPSLVKLPRVGCRFAERIPWIPAKAHEENPTLHEVSPGHLVRCTCWQHFHFESEKGGNSL
- a CDS encoding ABC transporter permease, producing MKNTEAIEPKEIKVSSPPTGFQVIAREFMKDKLAMFSLISLIIVIGGIYYWAWQIDQTQLMRISLRDKLAEPGEKFFLGADKGGRDILGQLIVGARNSLTIAIVVTLITGFVGVVIGLVCGYFGGWIDNIFMRIIDFFITIPSLMIIIVFVTIIPKYSIVEFILIMSLFLWVGTARLIRSKALSESRRDYISASKTLGTRNIVIIFKEMMPNLSSILIVDMTLNFAGNVGLETGLSFLGFGLPPSTPSLGTLVSYATDPFIMENAWWNWLPAALLILFLMLAINYVGQAIRRSADARQRLG
- the fabF gene encoding beta-ketoacyl-ACP synthase II; this translates as MTKRRVVVTGLGAVTPLGNDIETTWSGIKEGKSGVGMLTRLDASQFAAKVAAEVKDFDIEKYIERKEARKMDRFTHYALAASIMAVEDANLTITEEVGLRTGVWIGSGIGGMETYEAQFRVFLEKGARRVSPFFVPMMIPDMAAGQVSIHFGAKAINSCSVTACASGTNSIGDAFKVIERGDADVMITGGAESPITHMSVAGFVSNTALTLNTDPEKASRPFDANRDGFVIGEGAGIIILEEYEHAIARGAKIYAEIIGYGSTGDAHHITAPAPGGEGAARAMKQALDDATISPEQVDYINAHGTSTPYNDHFETMAVKTVFGEHAYKLAMSSTKSMTGHLLGAAGGVEAIFTVLALKEGILPPTMNLETPDPECDLDYVPNAARNADIEFAMSNSLGFGGHNASILFKKI